AGCTAGCACTGTTCTTTGACTTTGCATACGCGTGAGGTCCTCTCGCCTTACGGTTGTTGATTGTCAGAATTACTGCCCAAATGATATGGACGGCGAAAAACAGCTTAAATGCCCAAGCAGTAATCTGCACTCCACCGTTCGTAGACATGAAGTGCGCATACTTATTGAAAGCCTCTCCTCCATCATTCATCAGAAGCTGTAAGTTACCCGCCAAATGTCCGATCAAAAATACGATCAGCAGGATTCCCGACGTAGCCATCAGTAATTTTTTACCGACTGAACTACTTAGCGTCCTTGTTAGCCAACTCATACAGTTTTTTGCGTTGTTTTAAGTTTTTAAAAAAAATTATTAGCAATCTCAATTTTGTGGCCCAAAATTATATCCGGAATTAGCATCATACAATAATATTGCTCATAAATCACTTATTTTGAACTATTCTAAATAGCATTGGTACTTTATCAACCAAAATACACTTACTAAATCATCTCTCAATAAAGCACTCTTATATAGCAACATTCTTCTATTTCCTTATAAATGTAGAGTTCACACACCATGCAAAAAGCCATATTTTTGGTAGGTCTGTTCGTTAGTTTAAAGGCACGAGATCAATCATAAAAAAGTGATAACCTTAATAATTGTTTACGTGGATAATCTTTTGTACCAAAGAAAGGTTTCAGAATTGCACATTTTTTATTCAAATCATTAACACCTACAAATCAACCACTTAACCATAAAAAAAGGTGATTTTTAGATGTTTTATGGTAATTACTTGCCCTGCTTTTGGCATGAAGATCCCTTCACTATTTGACCATTTTGCGAATCAATTTAACTTTGCATAGATAAGTGTGGTCCGTCCTGTCCATTGGACAGTTTCGGAGTGGAGAAAAGAAATCATCAACAAGCTCAATAAAAGCAACAGGGAAATGCCCTGCCACAGTCAAGAGCTTAATACAAACACGGTTACTATGTATCATGTACCAGTTATGCTTCAGGAGTGCCTGGAGGGACTAAATATATCACCAGAAAAAGTTTATGTGGATGTCACTTTTGGGGGAGGCGGTCACTCAAAAGCTATTTTGGACAAACTTACTACAGGCAAGCTGATTGCTTTTGATCAGGATCAGGATGCGAAACTGAATGCAGATGCCATGAATGATGAGAATCTCATTTTTGTGGCTTCCAACTTCCGAAACCTGAAGCGATACCTTAAGTTGCACGGTCACCCACAAGTAGATGGCATTCTTGCAGACTTAGGAATTTCTTCCCATCAAATTGACAAGGTGGAAAGAGGCTTCTCTACCAGAGGTGATTTTGAGTTGGATATGCGAATGAATCAAGGTACAGGCATCAGTGCCAAAGATGTGATCAACGATTATGACGAAACACAACTACGCAAGATTTTCAAGCTCTATGGAGAACTGAAAAACTTTGGCAAGGTAGCTGCAACCATCGTCAGAGAACGTAACAACAGGGATATCAACACAACTGGTGACCTAATGAATGTGCTATCCAACTGCGCTCCACGTGGCAAGGAAAATAAATATTTTGCACAGCTGTTTCAGGCTATCAGGATTGAAGTCAATGATGAGCTAACGGTATTGGAAGAAATGCTGCAACAAGCTTCTGATGTACTACGTCCGAGTGGCAGATTGGTGGTCATGTCTTACCATTCACTGGAAGATCGTCTTGTCAAGAACTTTATCAAGACTGGTAATTTTGAAGGCAAACAAGAAAAAGACTTCTATGGCAACCTGATACGCCCTCTAAAACCTGTTACTGGCAAGCCGGTGATCGCTACGGAAGAAGAAATCGGAACCAACCGCCGTGCTAGAAGTGCCAAATTACGTATCGCGGAAAAAATATAACCTATTCTGTAGCAGTGAAGCGAAAACCTTTGCTGCTACAAATCCTTTTCAGGAGTTGGCAATAAACTATACTTGACCCTTTTTGGACCATGAAAACAAACACCTACAAGCAACCACCCAAGGAACCGAAAGTCAGTAAACTCACCCAAATGGTAGAAAAAATGGGTTTGGGTGTACGTGTAGATAATATCTCTGCCTTCAAGTACATGCCCTACCTCATTTTCATCACATTTTTGGGCATTATCTATATTGCCAATACTTTCAGGGCCGAAAAGCTCCATCACCGCATCAACAAGATGCAAAAGGAAGTAGAACTGATGCGGGTGGATTACCAAACACTCAAGTATGACTTCATTAATGCCAGCAAGCGCTCAAAAATTGCTGAGAAGGTCAAGAAGATGGGACTGATAGACAGCAACAAACCTCCTGTTGTCATTGAAGTTGACGACCTTGAACAATAAACCAGAAGGCTTGATTTAAACATCCATCATTTTTAAAACTAAAACTGACAAGAGACATTGGCTGGAATAAGAAACTCCATATTAACTCGGGTAAGGATCGCCTTCTTGGGCGTCATTGTAGTGGCTGCTGCCATCGTCGTCAAGATGGTGGACATTCAGTTTGTGAATGGAGACAAGTGGCGTAAAATTGCCGAAGAGAGTGGTTTACAGTTCAGAAAAGTAAAAGCCACCCGAGGCAATATCCTTTCAGATGACGGAAGCTTATTGGCTACTTCCATCCCTTTCTACAAGCTGGCAATTGACCCTACTGTAGCTGAAGACAGTGTATTCAACCAAGGCATTGACTCACTCAGTATATTGCTTGCCAACTTCTTTAGAGAAAAAAGCGCAGCTGAATATAAACGCACTATCTCTGAAGCCCGTAGCAACAAGCGTCAGTACAAGATTATAAGTGGAAAGCTAATTAAGCACCAAGACAAAAAAATCATTTCTACTTGGCCTATCTTCAGGGAAGGTAGAATTGACGGAGGGGTGATTTTTGAAAAGACAGAGAAACGTTTCAGACCTTTTGAAGACTTGGCCAGAAGAACAATCGGTTTCCTCCATCAAGATGACGAAGGACAAAAGACAGGTCGTGGACTGGAAATCACATACAACGCTGAACTGGCAGGAATAGATGGTCAGGCACTTTACCAGAGAATTTCGGGTGGCAGATGGAAACCTCTCAACGATGACGACCCACTACAATCCGAGAATGGATTGGATCTACAGACAACCATCAATATAGAATACCAAGAGTTTTGTAATAACGTATTGTTGCAAACACTCAAGGAAAATCAGGCCAACTATGGTTGCTTGATTCTGATGGAAGTAGAAACGGGTGAAATCAAAGCCATGGTCAACCTTGGCAGAAGCGGTACAGGCGAATACCTTGAGGACTTCAATTATGCCGTACAAGGAAAAGTGGAACCTGGTTCTACCTTTAAGGTAGCCTCTATGATGGCGCTACTGGAAGAAGCCGAATCCTCTATCAGCCTTTTTGACTCAATCAGTACAGGTGATGGCAGTTACGAGTTCTATGAAGACTGTATCATGCGAGACTCCTCTCCTTACGGCTACGGAAAGCTATCCGTTCAACAGGCATTTGAAAAATCATCCAACATCGGTATCTCAAAACTGATCTTCAGGTATTTTCAGGACAATCCTGACCAATTTATCAAATACCTTGACAGATTTAGGCTAACGGAACCTCTAAACTTCCAGATGGCTGGCGAAGGAAAACCTTTTATCGGTAGACCAGGTGACCCGAACTGGAGTGGTTGCTCCCTGCCTTGGATGTCGATTGGATATGAGCTTCAGCTTTCGCCTTTACAAATGCTGACGTTTATTAATGGCGTAGCCAACAAGGGTAAAATGATTGAGCCTATCATCTTGAAGAAAATTCTGGAAGGACATAAACCAACCAAAGAGTTTGAATCAAAGACACTGAACAAACAGCTTTGTTCTGACCGCACACTACAACTGATCCAAAAAATGATGGAAGGGGTTGTAGAACGTGGTACAGCCAAAAACATCTATACAGACGAATATCGCATTGCAGGAAAAACAGGTACTACTCAAAAGGTAATCAACGGTAAGTACACCAAAAATTACTACACCTCATTTGTGGGGTACTTCCCTGCTGACAAGCCTCGTTACACTTGTTTCGTCGCTATTGATGAGCCGGGTGGTTCAGCTCACTACGGTGGAGATGTTTGTGCTCCTGTATTCCGTAAAATATCGGATATGGTTATTGCCCGCACCATGACACAGTCATTGCAGTACAATGCCCGTCAGCCGGAGTCATTGCCATATATTCAGGCAGGCAACTATCAGGATCTTGCCCTGATTACAGAAGCCTTTAACCTGACTCAAGAAGCCCAAAACACCAAACATTGGGTACGTACACGCGTTAGTGGAGACACTATCAGATGGGAAGACAATTATACAGGTGAAGGGATCATGCCTGATGTCAAAGGTATGAGCCTTCGAGATGCATTGTACTTGCTCGAAAATAAAGGTCTTGTGGTTACAGCCAATGGCAAAGGGCGTGTCAAGCAGCAGTCCATTGCTCCAGGCGTACGAATCGGAAAAGGTAACCGTGTTTACCTGCAACTGGATTAAGGTTTACATTCTTGACTATAACAGAAATACCAAGCACTCGGAACTTTGGGTGCTTGGTATTTTATTGTATGGGAAAGAGATTTTATGATTTTTTTAAAAACTTTGGCAAGGATTTACGTACAGGTAGACCTATTATTGCAACAATTGTAAAAAAGTTTGGGTTACTCCCTTACAAGAGAGAAAGAAACTGGCACACACAATGAACAAAAGATTTAAAAGACTGATCTATATTTTTATTGGTATTTCTGCCTTGGCTATTACTGTGATTGTTTACGGGTATCAAACCATGTTTACCCCCAATATTATGACGACACAGGACGAAGGCATATTATTTATCCCTGAAAACGCAACCATTCAGGATGTAACCGACTCACTGGTAAAGCACGAATATGTAAACGACATCGTTTCATTTCGCTTTGTCAGCAAGCTCATGCATTACAATGACAATGTTAAGCCTGGTCGTTATCTGCTGAAAAGAGATATGACCAACCGTGAAGCGGTAAGTGTTTTACGCTCTGGCTTGCAACAACCTGTTAAAGTGACCTTCAGTCATGCCCGTACGCTAGAAGACCTAGCTCCAGTAATTACCAAAAACATTAGATGTACACCTGAAGCATTTATGGCAGCGGTAACCAACCCTGAAGTAGTTCAAAAACTAGGGTTTGATACAGTTTCTGTCAGAAGTATGTTTATCCCTAACACCTATGAGCTGTATTGGAACACTGATGTAAACGGACTGTTGGAGCGTATGAAGTATGAGTACGAGCAGTTCTGGACAAAAGACAGAAAAGCAAAGGCTGAAAAGTTAGGCCTGTCTCCACTTCAGGTTACGACGCTTGCATCTATTGTACAAGCAGAAACAATCAAGGGTGACGAAAAGCCAAGAGTAGCTGGTCTGTATATGAACCGCCTGAACCGTAACATGCTGTTGCAATCTGACCCTACCGTAGTCTATGCTCTTGGAGATTTCACTAAAAAACGAATCCTGACAAAAGACCTTGAGGTAGATTCACCTTACAATACTTACAAGCACACTGGATTGCCTCCTGGCCCAATCAACATTGCCAATATCCAGTCTATTGATGCAGTACTGAATATGGAGAAGCACAAATATATCTACATGTGCGCCAAGGAGGATTTCTCAGGTTACCATAACTTTGCTGAATCTCACCGTGAGCATATCAACAATGCCAACCGCTACCAGAGAGCACTTAGCAAGGCTAAGATTTACAAGTAAGAGAATTGATGTCTGAAGCCAGATGCTCTAGACATTAGATATAAAACAAAAAAGGCTTGGCACTACGTTAACTCCGTAGGCCAAGCCTTTTTTTCTATGTGCTTGTCTCTAGCGACTAAAAATCAAAATTATCAGGATCAGGACCAATTCTTCTGCCACGATCCAACAAATTGATCTGCTCCATATCCGCTTCTGTAAGTTCAAAGTCAAATATGGCTGCATTACTGATAATCCTTTCTTCTTTCACCGATTTTGGTATCGTCACAATACCACGCTGCAGGTTCCATCTCAATACGATCTGAGGCACTGTTTTCTTGTACTTGTCAGCCAATGCCACCAATTCTTTCACCTCAAAAGCAGCCCCCTGCATCAGAGGTGCCCAAGCTTCCAGCTGGATACGGTGATGCTCACAAAACTCGACCAACCTAGGTGACTGCAAGTATGGATGGAACTCGATCTGGTTAACCATTGGTATCACTTGGGCATTATCCATGACCTCTTCCAATTGGTGCCTTAGAAAGTTACTGACCCCTATGGCACGAATTCTTCCGTCCTTGTAAAGTGACTCCATAGCCCTCCAGGTCTCCGTAAACTTTCCTTTTACGGGCCAGTGTACCAGATAAAGGTCAAGGTAATCTGTCCCCAATCGCTCAAGACTCTCATCAAAAGCGGTCAAGGTAGAATTGTATCCCTGATCTGCATTCCAAACTTTTGAAGTCAGGAAAATTTCTTCACGTTTCACACCACTTTGGCGCATTCCTTCCCCTACCCCTTCTTCGTTTTGGTAAATGGATGCTGTATCAATACTTCTGTAACCATGTTCCAATGCCCACTTGACAGATTGGATCACCTCTTCTCCATCTTCCGCCTTAAAGACTCCCAGACCAAGTGCAGGCATCTCAATACCATTGTGCAGTGTAAATGTTCCTCTTAGGTTATGGACTTTCATTTGGTTTAATTTTAATGATCTATCAATAATCACGTGGCTATGACCTACGGTTCTTACATGCTAACAGATATCTCCTTGATCTGTTTACACTGTTTCTGTAACAGGTAGTATATCAGTGTAATAAAATTCCGTCTGCCACTCCTTATGTATCTCGTCTCCTTCTTCTTTTTTGTAAGACTTATGTACCGTCTCCCCAATTTCATAAGGAATAGGATTATTGAAGATAGGTCCATCAAATACGAACGAATGGTATTCTCCATTTTCACCACATACATCGACATCCTTCGGCAAGTCCTTCACAAAATCACGGTCGATTACCCTGCCTGCAAAAGATTTGTCCAGCTTGCTGCCATTGATACAAACCACCACCGCTTTAAAGCCTAAGTCCAGAAACTCATCCATCAGCTTGTCAGTCGGGATTTTCCAGAGCGGGAAATCACCTTTCATATCAACCAGTGCCAGTTTGTCTTCACGGTACTGCCTGAGGTCTTCCAAAAAGATATCACCAAAGACAGAGTGGGTAAAACCATCGTCCCTAAAGCCCTGCATTTTTTTCGCCAACTGCTTGTCGTATTCTTCCATACTCAATGTTGTAGGCAATTGCAAAGTAGCCAGCGGCAGTCCGATTTGCGCCACCTGTTGCCTGAGCAGGCTTCCCCTGACACCATGCATAGAAATACGTTCATATTCTTCACTCATAGCAGTGAGCATCATCAGCGCTTCGTATTTCTTGCTTTGCAATGTCTTGTACAGTGCCAAAGATGAGTCCTTGCCTCCGCTCCAGTTAAATATCGCCTTCATATTATTTTCCTGTCTTTGATTTTTGTTGATAGGTAAAGGTACAAACTGACAAACGCTAAGAAATGATCTTTGCTATAAAGTGAGATATTTTGAAAATGACCCTTCGGGTTTACCTCTACATTTTCATTATCTTTCCAATTCTAACAAACGGAAATCACCCATAAACATGCATAGTTACACTGAAGAACAATTCACACCAGCTAATTTTCCAGAACATGAATTCTCAGGGTCCGAATTTGAAGACTGTACATTCAGCAACTGTGACCTGACAGAAATGGATCTTTCCAAAGCTACATTTATTGACTGCCTGTTTGAAGACTGCAATCTCAGCATGGTAAAACTCACACAAACCATCCTGAACCAGGTAAACTTCAACCGCTGCAAGATGATTGGCATACACTTTACAGTGTGTAATCCTTTTCTGCTCTCCTTTTCCTTTGCCGAATGCGATCTTAACTACTCCAACTTCGAAAGGCTAAAGATCAAGAAGACACGCTTCCTCAACTGTAAGCTGCAAGAGACTAACTTTTCGGACGCTGAACTCACAAGGTCAAGTTTCAATGGGTCTGATTTTGAGAAGGCGACCTTCTCCTATACCAACCTAAGTGAGACGGACTTCAGGAATGCGCTCAACTACAGCATTGATCCTGAACAAAACAATATCAAAAAAGCCCGTTTCTCGCTAGATGGCGTGAAAGGGCTGTTAGAAAAGTATCAGATCTCGGTAGACTAAAACATAAGGCAACAGAGATACCACGGCTGGTCTCTCTGTTGCCCTAAATCAGCTTATCTTCAGAACAACACGGAACCTTGCCTTGTTTTCGAGCATTTTCTTATAAGCTTCTTCTGCTTTCTCCAAAGGGTAAGTCTCAATCATTGCCTTGGCACCTGTGAGCGCACTGAAGTTCAGCGTATCCTCAGAGTCCTTGGCATGCCCGCTTGGCCAACCACCCACAGACTTCCTACCCATAATCAGTTGCAATGGAGAAATCTCCATCGGTTCCATACCAGCTCCTACCACCACAATCTTACCATTGATTCCCAAACCGTCTACCAAAGGAGAGATGGATTTTCCATTAGGGGCTGTCGCAAGGATTACAGCAGCGCCTCCCAATTTCTGTAACACCTCCGCAGGGTTTTCCTTTCCAGCATTGATATAGACAGCTGCCCCTAAATCCTTAGCCAAATCTTTTTTGCTGTCGCTGCCGGAGATTGCCACCGTCTTGAACCCCATCTTATGGGCAAACTGAATAGCCAGATGCCCCAAGCCTCCAATTCCTTGTACAGCCACTACATCACCTCCTTTTGCCCCTGAGTTACGTAAGGCATTGAAGGTGGTAATCCCTGCACAAAGTAAAGGTGCCGCTTCCATCGCATCCAGTTCATCAGGTACTGAAGCAACTGCCTCCTGAGGAGCAGTCATATACTCAGCATACCCACCATCAAAGGAAATTCCGGTTACCTTACCATTCTGACAATTGATAAAGTCACCACTACGGCATGGCTCACACTCATGGCAATGACCGCCGTGCCAACCCACACCCACTCGCTGTCCTTTCTTCCATAGGTTTACACCTTCTCCAACACTTTCGACCGTACCGATTACCTCATGTCCGGGAATACGAGGATACTCCAGACCAGGAAACCCTCCTTCCTTGACAAACATATCACTGTGGCAGATGCCACATGCCTGTACCTTAATCAGCACTTCACCAGCTTTGGGTTTAGGAATTTCACGGTCTACCAGTTCAAAAGGTCCACCAGCTTTGGATACTTGAATCGCTTTCATGATTGTTTAGAGGTTATTTATTTGGGTAAAAGAAATGATTAATTGCAAAGTGAGGCTACTCATATTGAGTGCATTGAAGGTCTAGTGAAAATAAGTAATGCCTTAGTAGGAGAAAAGAAAAAACAGGGATGATTGTGGGATAAATCCTTTTACTGACCAGCTGCGATATGGGTAAAAGAAATGATTAATTGCAAAGTGAGGCTACTCATATTGAGTGCATTGAAGGTCTAGTGAAAATAAGTAATGCCTTAGTAGGAGAAAAGAAAAAACAGGGATGATTGTGGGATAAATCCTTTTACTGACCAGCTGCGATAAAAGCAAAGTTTGTATCCTTTCTTACAAGCCTCTGTACTTGGATAGCAACAGTTATTAACTTCTAAATAATTTCGGATAGGATATGGAAACCGACACCTATCCTAACCACTATAGGTAACAACAATTTATTTAACCTTAAAAAACTAACTTATGGCAATTGCCCCAAGTGAATACAGCCTAGCTGAGATTTTCAAAACAGAAAACTACAGCCTGTTTGCATCCAACATCACAGGAGCCCAGAAATTTGCAGATGATGTATCCTTATGGATCCGTGGACTAAGCGTAAAAGCTGACGCATCGGACATTCAGGAACTCAAAGACCTAAAGCGAAAACAAGAGCTGGAAGACCGTAAAAAGCTTTTGCTGAACCAACAGGAAACATTGCAAGAAGACATTGCTACTGAACAGGATGCACAAAAGAAGGAAGACCTTGAGCACGAACTGATGGGTGTAACCTACAAAATTGGAGAGGTAAACAGATTGCTGACTCGCAGCATTGGTGGCTTGGACTTTATCAGGGACAATGCTGAACTAAAAGCCAATGAGGCTATTGTAGCACAGGTAAAGCAGGGCGTCCTGACCTACCTCAACGATTATGTGGTAACAGGAAATCTGGGCAGCGGCACAGTGACCTTTGACGGTCAAGCATTTGTTGCTCCATAAACTTTAGCTACCTACTCCAATTCGATTGCCTTGATACGGGACACACCCATATGTATCAAGGCTTTTTTGTGCCCAAACCTCACATCTGCTAAAATATATTTCAGCAGGAAGATTTAGCATAAATCAGAGATGTCTATAAATGAGCTAAATATTTAGGGAAATTCTAACTCGCATTAATTATGGAGATGGATTAATTAAGATGTACTAAATAACCGGAGTTATCTCGTTGCCCGTTTCGATGCTGTTGCACGCGCGGTAAAACCCATCGCTATTATATTTTACCCTTTCAAGGCAAAAGTCCCGAAGGGACAATATATATCAGCGATGGACTTTTAGTCCATCGTCATGGGAAACTATTTTTTAAGCCCTGAAAGGGCGACATAATCCATCGTTCACGTTACATTTTGGGTGTTACATTATTAAACACCAAATCATTAGAATTGAAGGAGTAGCTTATCTTTTGATATCCACAGCTTTCTGCCTATTTTAATGTAAACCCATTATTTTCACTCCTAAAAAATGTACCGCCACCTCAGCCAGTCCCAACGTTTTGCTATTGCCTTGCTGTTAAAAGCCGGACACTCCTTCTCTGCCATTGCCAAACAATTGGGGGTACATCGTTCTACGATAAGCCGTGAGGTCAAGCGAAATATATACAAGGGAGAGTACCATCCTGTTCAGGCACAACAACTTTATCAGGGAAGACTTTTTGTAAAGGCATCCTGCCGCAGGGCGATTGCCATTCCCGACCTTCACCCAAGAAAAAATCAGCTACCCTACTGGAGAGGCTATATTGCGTGGCATTCAGATTGGCAAGACCATTATTTTCGTAGAAAACAAGAAAGGATCCACTTATTCCGACTCCGTCAAAAAAGCCTCTATTCACTATACGACAAACCTATTCAGCCTACTCGGCATGCCCATTGTGTCAAGCTGCTAAAAGAGAAGTGGCGCGATTTGCTTCACCTTTCTCCTTCCCTTCCTCAAAAATTCACTCCAGAGATACGCTCCTCAAAGCAAGCGTGTGTATTTCTGCGTGCCTAAAACTGCCAAGCGTCATTTTATTTCACCATTATCTACGCTAAGATAGGCTATGCCCCCCTTATGGCATCACCGTATTTCACGAACGGTGATTCTTTTGCCTTAAATTCGGCATCATTAGGATACTCTTTTCTTTCAATCACACATTCAAAATTCTTGTTGCACTTACTCACGTAATTATCTTCAGTTCGACAAAAGGTCATACAAGATATACCTCTTCCTAAAAGCCTTTAGAAAATCAAAATCTTCTTACCTTTGGATGTTATTTTTTGAAGGGATACTAAAACCAACTTAACTATGTCTACAACCTATTTTATTAAAGCTACTTTGGGCTTTATGCTACTCTTATTATGTTTAACTGCCCATACTTTTGCTACCCATATTAGAGCCGGGTATCTCACTGCTAGCAAAAAAGACAACAGCACTAATTTGACTTACCTAGTAAGTGTCACCTTATATAGAGATGTCACTGGAATCCCTGCTGGTGAAGGGCTTATTAGTTTTGGAGATGGATCTGACCCTACCTACGTGATGCCTCAATCATTAGGGTTTATTGATAGCAGACATACTGAAGTTTTAAAGTATGAAGTGGAACACACCTTCACCAATGAAGGGAGTTTTGGCATATCCTATTTTGAAAGAAATCGAAACAACTTTATAAAAAATATGGATAAGTCTGGAAATGTTCCCTTTTATATAGAGTCCACTTTTGAAATAAATCACCTAATT
This portion of the Limibacter armeniacum genome encodes:
- the mltG gene encoding endolytic transglycosylase MltG, whose protein sequence is MNKRFKRLIYIFIGISALAITVIVYGYQTMFTPNIMTTQDEGILFIPENATIQDVTDSLVKHEYVNDIVSFRFVSKLMHYNDNVKPGRYLLKRDMTNREAVSVLRSGLQQPVKVTFSHARTLEDLAPVITKNIRCTPEAFMAAVTNPEVVQKLGFDTVSVRSMFIPNTYELYWNTDVNGLLERMKYEYEQFWTKDRKAKAEKLGLSPLQVTTLASIVQAETIKGDEKPRVAGLYMNRLNRNMLLQSDPTVVYALGDFTKKRILTKDLEVDSPYNTYKHTGLPPGPINIANIQSIDAVLNMEKHKYIYMCAKEDFSGYHNFAESHREHINNANRYQRALSKAKIYK
- a CDS encoding Dph6-related ATP pyrophosphatase yields the protein MKAIFNWSGGKDSSLALYKTLQSKKYEALMMLTAMSEEYERISMHGVRGSLLRQQVAQIGLPLATLQLPTTLSMEEYDKQLAKKMQGFRDDGFTHSVFGDIFLEDLRQYREDKLALVDMKGDFPLWKIPTDKLMDEFLDLGFKAVVVCINGSKLDKSFAGRVIDRDFVKDLPKDVDVCGENGEYHSFVFDGPIFNNPIPYEIGETVHKSYKKEEGDEIHKEWQTEFYYTDILPVTETV
- the rsmH gene encoding 16S rRNA (cytosine(1402)-N(4))-methyltransferase RsmH → MYHVPVMLQECLEGLNISPEKVYVDVTFGGGGHSKAILDKLTTGKLIAFDQDQDAKLNADAMNDENLIFVASNFRNLKRYLKLHGHPQVDGILADLGISSHQIDKVERGFSTRGDFELDMRMNQGTGISAKDVINDYDETQLRKIFKLYGELKNFGKVAATIVRERNNRDINTTGDLMNVLSNCAPRGKENKYFAQLFQAIRIEVNDELTVLEEMLQQASDVLRPSGRLVVMSYHSLEDRLVKNFIKTGNFEGKQEKDFYGNLIRPLKPVTGKPVIATEEEIGTNRRARSAKLRIAEKI
- a CDS encoding penicillin-binding protein, with product MAGIRNSILTRVRIAFLGVIVVAAAIVVKMVDIQFVNGDKWRKIAEESGLQFRKVKATRGNILSDDGSLLATSIPFYKLAIDPTVAEDSVFNQGIDSLSILLANFFREKSAAEYKRTISEARSNKRQYKIISGKLIKHQDKKIISTWPIFREGRIDGGVIFEKTEKRFRPFEDLARRTIGFLHQDDEGQKTGRGLEITYNAELAGIDGQALYQRISGGRWKPLNDDDPLQSENGLDLQTTINIEYQEFCNNVLLQTLKENQANYGCLILMEVETGEIKAMVNLGRSGTGEYLEDFNYAVQGKVEPGSTFKVASMMALLEEAESSISLFDSISTGDGSYEFYEDCIMRDSSPYGYGKLSVQQAFEKSSNIGISKLIFRYFQDNPDQFIKYLDRFRLTEPLNFQMAGEGKPFIGRPGDPNWSGCSLPWMSIGYELQLSPLQMLTFINGVANKGKMIEPIILKKILEGHKPTKEFESKTLNKQLCSDRTLQLIQKMMEGVVERGTAKNIYTDEYRIAGKTGTTQKVINGKYTKNYYTSFVGYFPADKPRYTCFVAIDEPGGSAHYGGDVCAPVFRKISDMVIARTMTQSLQYNARQPESLPYIQAGNYQDLALITEAFNLTQEAQNTKHWVRTRVSGDTIRWEDNYTGEGIMPDVKGMSLRDALYLLENKGLVVTANGKGRVKQQSIAPGVRIGKGNRVYLQLD
- a CDS encoding aldo/keto reductase, with protein sequence MKVHNLRGTFTLHNGIEMPALGLGVFKAEDGEEVIQSVKWALEHGYRSIDTASIYQNEEGVGEGMRQSGVKREEIFLTSKVWNADQGYNSTLTAFDESLERLGTDYLDLYLVHWPVKGKFTETWRAMESLYKDGRIRAIGVSNFLRHQLEEVMDNAQVIPMVNQIEFHPYLQSPRLVEFCEHHRIQLEAWAPLMQGAAFEVKELVALADKYKKTVPQIVLRWNLQRGIVTIPKSVKEERIISNAAIFDFELTEADMEQINLLDRGRRIGPDPDNFDF
- a CDS encoding helix-turn-helix domain-containing protein, which gives rise to MYRHLSQSQRFAIALLLKAGHSFSAIAKQLGVHRSTISREVKRNIYKGEYHPVQAQQLYQGRLFVKASCRRAIAIPDLHPRKNQLPYWRGYIAWHSDWQDHYFRRKQERIHLFRLRQKSLYSLYDKPIQPTRHAHCVKLLKEKWRDLLHLSPSLPQKFTPEIRSSKQACVFLRA
- a CDS encoding FtsL-like putative cell division protein, with translation MKTNTYKQPPKEPKVSKLTQMVEKMGLGVRVDNISAFKYMPYLIFITFLGIIYIANTFRAEKLHHRINKMQKEVELMRVDYQTLKYDFINASKRSKIAEKVKKMGLIDSNKPPVVIEVDDLEQ
- a CDS encoding alcohol dehydrogenase, which codes for MKAIQVSKAGGPFELVDREIPKPKAGEVLIKVQACGICHSDMFVKEGGFPGLEYPRIPGHEVIGTVESVGEGVNLWKKGQRVGVGWHGGHCHECEPCRSGDFINCQNGKVTGISFDGGYAEYMTAPQEAVASVPDELDAMEAAPLLCAGITTFNALRNSGAKGGDVVAVQGIGGLGHLAIQFAHKMGFKTVAISGSDSKKDLAKDLGAAVYINAGKENPAEVLQKLGGAAVILATAPNGKSISPLVDGLGINGKIVVVGAGMEPMEISPLQLIMGRKSVGGWPSGHAKDSEDTLNFSALTGAKAMIETYPLEKAEEAYKKMLENKARFRVVLKIS
- a CDS encoding pentapeptide repeat-containing protein, which gives rise to MHSYTEEQFTPANFPEHEFSGSEFEDCTFSNCDLTEMDLSKATFIDCLFEDCNLSMVKLTQTILNQVNFNRCKMIGIHFTVCNPFLLSFSFAECDLNYSNFERLKIKKTRFLNCKLQETNFSDAELTRSSFNGSDFEKATFSYTNLSETDFRNALNYSIDPEQNNIKKARFSLDGVKGLLEKYQISVD